A window of Littorina saxatilis isolate snail1 linkage group LG7, US_GU_Lsax_2.0, whole genome shotgun sequence contains these coding sequences:
- the LOC138971304 gene encoding uncharacterized protein — protein sequence MTEKQVELELDSDSELNDLIHAPDTGGKEKPQTVTLPISDWEKMKSQNEKILKFLTMVVDKDGDSPQTKQSKKRKREVSDDEQSVETGDDFDHVLEEMCKTQASESRPEAELSDPNESEIMNELEQDFDISETLGDEVADRIAKLVSVMAKGQMTEEKMKQKEREFKRPKNIETGVPKVNPEIWGLMEHSAKTYDLKSQRQQKLLYTANNALVVAWDVSLKMGVANEEQKKLIKTIAEASGLILKTAYDMSLDRRAKILSGQNVNKKYRKLASSNIPVTQWLFGDDLKSACADIDCTTKLGLAFTQSSRGQKYFPSRQYAPKNSEWRGRGRWNWKRGAQFRGRGRCQGRPFFSGTTSRQAE from the coding sequence ATGACAGAGAAACAAGTAGAGTTGGAACTCGATTCGGACTCAGAATTGAATGACTTGATCCACGCACCCGACACGGGTGGAAAGGAAAAACCACAAACAGTCACTCTACCAATCTCGGATTGGGAAAAGATGAAGAGTCAAAATGAGAAAATTTTGAAGTTTCTAACTATGGTGGTAGACAAAGATGGCGACTCGCCCCAAACGAAACAATCGAAGAAGAGAAAACGTGAAGTCAGTGATGACGAACAATCTGTGGAGACTGGGGATGATTTCGATCACGTTCTTGAAGAAATGTGTAAAACTCAAGCATCAGAATCTCGACCCGAGGCTGAACTGAGCGACCCCAATGAGAGTGAAATTATGAATGAACTGGAGCAAGATTTTGACATTTCTGAGACTCTTGGTGATGAAGTTGCAGATCGAATTGCAAAACTTGTATCAGTGATGGCAAAGGGTCAGATGACCGAAGAAAAGATGaagcaaaaagaaagagagttTAAACGCCCAAAGAACATTGAGACAGGCGTCCCAAAAGTGAATCCCGAAATCTGGGGTTTGATGGAACACAGTGCCAAAACGTATGACTTAAAATCACAACGTCAACAGAAGTTACTGTACACGGCCAACAATGCTCTTGTTGTGGCCTGGGATGTGTCCCTAAAAATGGGGGTTGCCAATGAGGAACAGAAAAAGCTGATCAAAACAATTGCTGAGGCAAGTGGGCTGATACTGAAAACAGCGTATGACATGTCACTGGACAGAAGAGCAAAAATACTGTCTGGACAAAATGTGAACAAGAAATACAGAAAACTGGCATCTTCAAACATACCAGTCACTCAGTGGCTATTTGGGGATGATCTCAAGTCAGCGTGTGCTGATATTGACTGTACAACCAAACTTGGGCTTGCCTTTACTCAATCAAGTAGAGGGCAAAAATATTTCCCATCCCGTCAGTATGCACCAAAAAACTCCGAAtggagaggaagaggaaggtGGAACTGGAAGAGAGGAGCTCAGTtcagggggagagggagatgTCAAGGGAGACCATTCTTCTCCGGCACGACAAGCAGGCAAGCAGAGTAG